The genomic interval CCGTGCGCGCGGACGGGCGGGTCGTGGGGATCTCGCACGACGCGGGCTACATCGCCAACGAGCACGCGTTCATCTCCCTCGCGAGCATCGACAACGAGTTCAGCGAACCGGGCACCGAGGTCGAACTGCTGTGGGGGGAGGATCCCGTCTCGACCAAGCCCGCCGTGGAGGAGCACCGCCAGGTCGCGATCCGCGCCACCGTGGCACCCGCTCCCTACTCCCCGTTCGCGCGGGAGAAGTACCGGAAGAACGACCCGGCTCCGGCCCAGGAGATCCGGGCATGAGCGCGGACGCAGGAGCGCAGTCGCGGACCGTGACCTCTGACCCCCAGCTGAGCGGGAGTGCGAGGGCTCTCCTCCGGGACTGCTCGCTCGAGATGACGGCACGCGATGTGGCTTCTCTGGCCGACGCCGTGCCCCAGCTGCCGCCTCGCACGAGGATGCATCTGACCTTCCTGGAGAACGAGACGCTCCCGATGCGCCTGGAGGCCGCCCGCGCGGTGCGGGAAGCGGGTCTGGTGCCGGTCCCGCACATCGCGGCACGGAGGCTGAGGTCGGAGAAGGACCTGCGCGACTACCTGGAAGGGCTCGCGGAGCTCGGCGCATCGGAGAAGGTCTTCCTGGTCGGGGGCGACCCGGCACGTCCGGAAGGGCCCTACGAGGACGCTCTCTCCCTGATCCGTTCGGGCCATCTCCAGGAGCACGGCGTGCACGCCGCCGGCATCACCGGGTACCCCGAGGGTCACCCGCAGATCACCAACGATGCGCTTGAGCAGTCGCAGCGGCACAAGCTCGCTGCGCTCGCCGAGGCGGGCCTGGACACGTGGATCACGTCCCAGTTCTCCTTCGACGCGGACGCGGTCGCGGCGTGGATCGGCGGCCTCCGCCGGCAGGGAGTGACCGCCCCCGTCCGCATCGGTGCGCCGGGGCCGGCCGGGATCAAGCGCCTCCTGGGCTTCGCGCGGCGTCTGGGCATCTCCGCGAACACGAGCCTCATCAAGAAGTACGGCCTGTCGGTCACCCAGCTCGTGGGGCGCTCGACCCCTCAGGTCTTCGTCGAGAGGACGGCGTCAGCGCTGGGCAGCGTGGAGCACGGTACGACCGGGATCCACCTGTACACATTCGGCGGCCTCGAAGGATCCGCCGCCTGGCTGGCGCGGTCTGCCGCTCGGCCCACGGCCGGTCAGGAGGACGACCGAGAGGACGGGGACCGATGAGCGAGACACGGCCGCCGGGCCTCGGCGAGTTCCGACTGCTCGTCAGCGGGCCCGAGCACCCCGGGCTGTCCGCTGCCGTCAGCGGGGCGCTCGCGGAGCAGGGGGCGGACGTGGTCCGCTTCGATCAGCTGACGCCTGCCGCACCCGCCCCGGCAGATCACGCCGGACCGACGTCGTACCTGCGCGCTGCGTTCCGTGTGGAGGAGCCGGGCACCGGTGTGCCGCTCGTCGAACAGGCTCTCCACGAGCTGCTCGACGGGAAGGGGATGACATGGACGATCTCGGACGCCTCGGCGCCCAAGCGCATGATCATCCTGGCCTCGCGCTCGGACCACTGCCTGCTCGAACTGCTGTGGAGGCACCGACGCGGTGAGCTCGCAGCAGAGATACCCCTGGTCATCTCCAATCATCGGGACGTCCAGGCGGGAGTGGAGTTCTTCGGCATCCCCTTCGTGCACGTGCCCTCGGGCGGCGAGGACAAGTCCGCGTCGGAGGCGGAGATCCTCGAACTCGTGCGCGGCCGGGCCGATCTGGTGGTGCTGGCGCGCTACATGCAGGTGCTCTCGGAGGACTTCCTGCGGGCCATCGGTGCTCCCGTGATCAACATCCACCACTCGTTCCTCCCCGCATTCGTCGGGGCGGGCCCCTACCGCAAGGCCTGGGAGCGAGGGGTCAAGCTGATCGGTGCCACCGCTCACTACGTCACGCCCGAGCTGGACGCCGGTCCGATCATCGAGCAGGACGTCGCCCGCGTGGACCACACGTACGGGCCGAAGGATCTCCAGAAGCGCGGTGCCTATGTGGAGCGCGCGGTGCTCTCGAGGGCCGTGCAGGCACACCTGGAGGACAGGGTGGTGAGCAGGGACGGCCGGACGGTCGTGTTCGAGTGAGGGATGCTCTCAGTCCGTTCTCGCGAGGCCCGGCACCAGTGCCTCAGGGAGATTCTGCAACGCGATGGGCCGCTGGAATCGCTGGATGGCCGACAGGCCGACGGACGTATCTGCGTGAACCCGTTTCCCGATACAGAGAGAAAGATCAGAACACATGCAGTTCCGATGGGCGGGTTTCCTCCCGAAAGGAGTGCAAGGACGCCGAGGAGGATCGCGGCGCCGGCAGACATGCACGTGCCGATCGATCTGAGACGCCGTGAGGAGACCCGAGAGACCATCAACCTGAAGAGAATGCTGCACACGAGCAGACCGGTCGCGTTCACGGCGAAGATCGACGAGTACTCGGTGGCGGTGAGTGAGTAGTTGTTGCGAAGCACGAATGATGACCCACCGATGTATACGAAGAATCCCGCTGTGGCGAGACACTGGATCTCGACGGCCCTCCGGTAGCGGTGTTGGCTCACGAGTTGCATTGCGCGTTTTAGAAGGTCGCGAAGCTCAGTATGGCGATTCTTGACTGCCAGGGTTTCAGGGACGAGCGTTGCGACGATTGCCACCTGAGCAAGTCCTAGCGCCGTCATGAACGCGAAGACACAGCGCCAATCAAAGTGCGAGAGAATCAGCCCACCGATCGCGGGCGCACTGATCGGCGCTAAGAGCCCAATGGCCCCCAGGGTTCCGAATCGGCGTGCTGCGGCCGTCCCTGACCAGCAGTCAGATACTATCGCCCGTCCGATAGATGCCCCCGCGCCCGCGGAAGCTCCTTGCAGAACTCGAAGGGCGATGAGCAGTCCGATGTTCGAGGACATTCCCGCGACCGCAGACGTGACGACGAATAGGAGGGTGCTTGCGAGGAGTAGTGGGCGTCGACCAACACTGTCGCTGAGAGAACCTCCAGTGAGGAGGCCCAGCGCGAGCCCCACGATGCAGGCGGTGATCGTCAACTGGACGGCAGAAACGGTCGTGCCGAAGGCGGAGCGCAGCTCCGGAAGCGCCGCGAGGTAAGTGTCCGTGCAGAAAGGGCCCGTCGCCGTGATCAGCACGAGCGCTGCTAGTGGGGGCGAATGTGGCCCGCGGCCGACTTCTCGATCGGCGTGTGGTCTCTTCATGCGGACGCCTTGGTGAGGCTCGTGCGTCGGCCTTTGTCTCGCCCCCGCTGGCGCGGCACAAGGTGCAGAGCGGCCAGGAGCGCCGTCGTCACGGCGACACCCAGCGCGGTTTCTAGGATCCGGTCGAAGATGAGAGGGCCCGGGGCAGCATGGGACCCAGTTTCGGTGAGGATAAGCGCCATCGGCGTGATGAAGAAAACCGCTATCCCATAGTTGCGCGCGACGAACAATTCGGTCGCGAATTGGCATAGAGCGACCACGATGACCAGTGCCCAGCCAGGCGGCTCGAGCCAGAGGAATGCGTACGCAACAGTGACGCCGAGGATCGTGCCGCCCATGCGATGTCCGGTACGCACAAGCTGGTGGCGGAAGGTTATTCCCGCCAGCGGAACCGTGGCCGAGACCGCCGCCCAGAAGGGATGACCCAGGTGCAGGCCCAACGCGATGGCGCCAGCGAGTGGGGGAGCGATGGTGTAGAGCGCCACGAGTCGGCCCCTGGATGCCGTCCCGATCGTGTCGCGTGGGTCCAGGAGGCAGCGAGTGGTGAGGGCCGTGGAGTCCTGGACCAGCGCGATGGCGAGGCCGATAAGGAGGGCGAGCGTCGCGGATGAGCTCGCGACCAAGACAGCGACCGACAGGTCACTCCACGTGTGCGGCAGCGCCGCGATGGTGCCGGTGGAGAAGACGAGGAAGAGTGAGGGGACTGGTCTCCATCCCGTGACGCTGGTGACTGCAATGCCGAGGAGGGAGACCACTGCAATCGCCGCAAGCGCCAACGGAGTCTCTGCTCCCCGGATGGAGCCGATCACGCCGAGTGCAATCGAGATGACCATGGCAACGCCCACGACTGACTGCGTCAGGAGTCGGGGCAGCAGGGCGGCTTGCTTGCCGTAGACCGAGCCCATAGCGGCGAAGACGGCGTACGGGATGAGGTCCGTCCTGTCCGCAGCCATCAAGATGCCCAGGGGAAGGGTGACCGCCACTGCCACCTGGGTCGCACCCCATGCCAGCAGTCGGTTCCCTTTCGCGTGAACCGGCATCGGAGTGGGTCGCCTACCGGCGGGTGGCGCAGCCCCATCCGGGTCAACGCGATTGCTGGTGAGGTGTGGTGGCTCCATCCTCCTGGCTCCTTCGTCCGAGGGTCGGCTCTTCGACGGTCGGCTGACAATTTAGAGAGTGAACAGTAGGGTCGTGTCATGGCACAGACTAATCCAGACCGTCGTCCCGGGCTCTCGACCCTCCGGAGAGCGAACATTGAGCTGGTCCTCGATGCCCTACGACTGAAGGGACCGTCGTCGCAAGCAGGGCTGGCCCGCGAGACGGGACTGTCTCCCGCGACTATCACGAGCATCGTGCGGACTCTGGTGTCGTCGGGGCGAGTGGAGACGCGGGCGCTAAACAAGCGGGAGACCGTTGTGACGCTCGCGCCGCAGACGGGCAGGTATGTCTCGGTGTCGGTGAGGCCCAAGACGATGCATGGCGTGCTGGTCGACTTCACGGCCGAGCGCTACTGGGAGGCATCGGTGCTGACACCGGAGCACGACGGGGAAGGGCCCGGAGCCTACGTGCGCCTCGTGGGCGAGCTTCTCGCTCTCGCCGGCCTCGAGCGGTCGGATCTCTCGGGAGCTGCTGTGGGCATGCAGTGCCCCATCTCGAGGGCGAGTGGAGAGGTCGCCTCGTGGGCCGGCACACGTCTGCCCGGTTGGAAGAGCATCCCTGTTGCTGCGCACCTGGAGGAGCTGCTGGGAGTTCCCGTGATCGTGGACAATGACGCGAATCTTGGAGGACTCGCCGAGTGGAGTTGGGGTGCGGGCCAAGGAGACGGAGTGCTGTTCTATGTGCTCTCGTCCTCGCACGTCGGCGGTGCCATCGTGTTGGACGGCGAAGTGCTGCGTGGGGCGGACGGTCTCGCCGGCGAGATCGGGCACATGGTCGTCGACAGCTCTGGCCCCATGTGTGAGTGCGGAAGTCGAGGGTGTCTGGCGGTCTACGCCTCCGAGCGCGCCATCATCGGGGCCCTGAGGTCCGAGGGGTCCTTCGCCTCGCTGCCCGACGTGATCGGCGCCGCCCGGGAGGGCGACTTGAGGGCTCGTGGTGTCCTGTTCGACGTGGGGCGGCAGATGGGGCGTGCCCTGGCGGATGTGGGCAAGCTCCTCGCGCCCAACACCATCGTGCTCGGAGGCGAGCTCGGGCGAGCCGGAAGCCTTCTGCTCGCGGGTCTCAGAGCGTCGATCGAGGTGACCAGTCTTCGAGCGGTCTCCCCGTCGATCCAGTTCCGGCCCGCCCAGCTCGTTGCGGGCGAAGTCGAGCTCGGCGGCATCGCAGCACTCCTGCGAAGCGAGGGTGCAGATGTCAGCGAGCTACCCGCCTGGCTCCGGATGTAGCACGAACTGTTCGTATGGCGAACACTGGATGTTCGCGCTTGACAACTAGTGTTCAAACCATGAAGATCATCGCCGACAGATCGACGGTATGACCGTTCGAACCCTTAACGGTTGAAGGATCTCAACGATGAGAAGCGACTCGAGGACGAGGACTGCAGTACGCGGGGGCCGCGACGGTGGCGGCATCGACGGTGGGGAGTCGACCGCG from Brachybacterium kimchii carries:
- a CDS encoding Bcr/CflA family efflux MFS transporter, which codes for MKRPHADREVGRGPHSPPLAALVLITATGPFCTDTYLAALPELRSAFGTTVSAVQLTITACIVGLALGLLTGGSLSDSVGRRPLLLASTLLFVVTSAVAGMSSNIGLLIALRVLQGASAGAGASIGRAIVSDCWSGTAAARRFGTLGAIGLLAPISAPAIGGLILSHFDWRCVFAFMTALGLAQVAIVATLVPETLAVKNRHTELRDLLKRAMQLVSQHRYRRAVEIQCLATAGFFVYIGGSSFVLRNNYSLTATEYSSIFAVNATGLLVCSILFRLMVSRVSSRRLRSIGTCMSAGAAILLGVLALLSGGNPPIGTACVLIFLSVSGNGFTQIRPSACRPSSDSSGPSRCRISLRHWCRASRERTESIPHSNTTVRPSLLTTLSSRCACTALESTARST
- a CDS encoding methylenetetrahydrofolate reductase encodes the protein MSADAGAQSRTVTSDPQLSGSARALLRDCSLEMTARDVASLADAVPQLPPRTRMHLTFLENETLPMRLEAARAVREAGLVPVPHIAARRLRSEKDLRDYLEGLAELGASEKVFLVGGDPARPEGPYEDALSLIRSGHLQEHGVHAAGITGYPEGHPQITNDALEQSQRHKLAALAEAGLDTWITSQFSFDADAVAAWIGGLRRQGVTAPVRIGAPGPAGIKRLLGFARRLGISANTSLIKKYGLSVTQLVGRSTPQVFVERTASALGSVEHGTTGIHLYTFGGLEGSAAWLARSAARPTAGQEDDREDGDR
- a CDS encoding FUSC family protein; translated protein: MAVTLPLGILMAADRTDLIPYAVFAAMGSVYGKQAALLPRLLTQSVVGVAMVISIALGVIGSIRGAETPLALAAIAVVSLLGIAVTSVTGWRPVPSLFLVFSTGTIAALPHTWSDLSVAVLVASSSATLALLIGLAIALVQDSTALTTRCLLDPRDTIGTASRGRLVALYTIAPPLAGAIALGLHLGHPFWAAVSATVPLAGITFRHQLVRTGHRMGGTILGVTVAYAFLWLEPPGWALVIVVALCQFATELFVARNYGIAVFFITPMALILTETGSHAAPGPLIFDRILETALGVAVTTALLAALHLVPRQRGRDKGRRTSLTKASA
- a CDS encoding ROK family transcriptional regulator codes for the protein MAQTNPDRRPGLSTLRRANIELVLDALRLKGPSSQAGLARETGLSPATITSIVRTLVSSGRVETRALNKRETVVTLAPQTGRYVSVSVRPKTMHGVLVDFTAERYWEASVLTPEHDGEGPGAYVRLVGELLALAGLERSDLSGAAVGMQCPISRASGEVASWAGTRLPGWKSIPVAAHLEELLGVPVIVDNDANLGGLAEWSWGAGQGDGVLFYVLSSSHVGGAIVLDGEVLRGADGLAGEIGHMVVDSSGPMCECGSRGCLAVYASERAIIGALRSEGSFASLPDVIGAAREGDLRARGVLFDVGRQMGRALADVGKLLAPNTIVLGGELGRAGSLLLAGLRASIEVTSLRAVSPSIQFRPAQLVAGEVELGGIAALLRSEGADVSELPAWLRM
- the purU gene encoding formyltetrahydrofolate deformylase; the protein is MSETRPPGLGEFRLLVSGPEHPGLSAAVSGALAEQGADVVRFDQLTPAAPAPADHAGPTSYLRAAFRVEEPGTGVPLVEQALHELLDGKGMTWTISDASAPKRMIILASRSDHCLLELLWRHRRGELAAEIPLVISNHRDVQAGVEFFGIPFVHVPSGGEDKSASEAEILELVRGRADLVVLARYMQVLSEDFLRAIGAPVINIHHSFLPAFVGAGPYRKAWERGVKLIGATAHYVTPELDAGPIIEQDVARVDHTYGPKDLQKRGAYVERAVLSRAVQAHLEDRVVSRDGRTVVFE